The following nucleotide sequence is from Halogeometricum borinquense DSM 11551.
CGCGCCTGTTGCGCGGCGGACGTCTCGGTGTCCGCGGACGATTCGTCTTCGACTTGTTCCGGAACTTGCGTACTCATGTTAGAAGGGGAGGAGAGCGATTCCCGCCCACTCGTTTGCGGTTCTGATTCCCTGCACGATCAGGAGGATGCTCGCTGCGATCAGCGTCCACTTGACGGCAGTCTTGCGCGTGCCTTCGATCCCCTGATTCACCAGCGCGTTGTAGACGCCGTTGACGCCGTGGAACGTCGCGGTGATGAGGAACAGCACCATCAGCGAGTAGTACGTCCACTGCTGCATCCGTGCCGCCGACATCTGGAACGTCACGTCGGCCGCGTGGTGGACGAAGTGAAGCAGGAAGAAGTGGAACGCTAGCACTACCACGAGGAACGCGGCCGTGATGCGCTGCCAGAGCCATCGGCGGCCGCCACGTTCGAACGAGGAGTAGTGTTCTGCCATCTCAGAACACCCCCGCCACGAACGTTGGGACGCTGGCGACGACTATCGCACCCGTCAGTGCCAGCGACGCGTAGAAACTCTTGTCCTGTGCGTGAAGCCCCACGCCGAGATCGACGAGGAGCAATCTGAGGCCGTTGAGGATGTGGAAAACGGCCACCGCGAGCAGGCCCACTTCGAGAATTCGGACCACGAGCAGACTTTCGAGCGTCTGAATCGTGTTAGTGTACTCCGCCTGCCCGGTCAACGCCGTCGAAAGGACGGCGATGTGGGTGAATAGGTATCCCACCAGCACCCAGCCGGTGAACTTGTGGAAAATCCAGGCCCACATCCCTGCCGAGAACTCCTTCCAGCGGCCGAAGTCCTCTATGAGGCCTCGATTGTAAGACTGACTCATACTCTCGTGAATCTCGGGAGTGCGATAGTATAGAACTTACGTGTACGTCCGAAAGTGGCCTGGAAGAATCGGCAGACTGTGCCGGGAAGTCCGGTGGAGGCGTCTGTAGAATTTACTGAGTGCGTAGTACCTCAGTTCGCCGGTCACGCCCGAACGGTCTCGCCGTCGGGTGACTGCTCGCGTTCGACGACGCGGCGGACGGGTTCTTCGAGTTCGACGAGGTGGCACAGCGGATTCCCCGGATAGACGACTGGGTTCTCCAAGACGCCAACGAGGAGGCCGGTAAACGGCGCTTGAATCGTCACGTTGTCGTCCTTGAACGGGTTGGTGATGGTGCAGATGCGGTCGCCTTCGTGGACGAGTGCGCCGCGGTCGTAGTGCATATCCACGATGCCGCCCGCGTCGGCGCGAATCCACGTCTTCTCGCTGTCGTCGTCGATGACCGTTCGCCAACCGGGCCATCGGACGGCGGTGGTGTCGCGTAACCCGTACTCCGCGAAGACGCTCTCGACGCCCGCGAGTGCTTCGTCAATGAGTTCGCGTTGGAACCGATGTGCTTCACCCATTTCGACGGTGATCGTCGGCACACCGACGGCTGTCGCCTCGGTGCGGAGCATCCCGCTGGAACCCTCCCCGGCGATAATGACGTGCGATCCGAACGCCCTCGCCAGTCGTGCGCTCCCGTCGTGTTCCATGTTTGCGCGGACGTGGATCATGTTCGTCCGCCCGCGCGTGGAGGTATGGAAATCGATGCCGAAATCGCAGGGGGCGATGAAGTTATCGAAAATGCGAGCGGCCATCCGCTTTGCACTCGTTGAGTCTTCGCGCCCGGGGAACGACCGATTCAGGTCGCGGTCATAAATCGGAAGATATCGCTGTTGAGCCAAGAATCCGGGAACGTTCAGGACGGGCATGCAGACGAGCGTCCCGGCGAGATCCGAGAGGTCCCACTCGTGGGCTACCTCACGCACTACCTCGATGCCGTTGAGTTCGTCACCGTGTGCAGCGGCCGAGAGGAACGCCGTCGGCCCGTCGCGTTCGCCGTTGACGATGGTGACGGGGATACGCACCGGATCGCCGAGATACGTCTCACTGATGCCGTAACGGATGTTCTGCGTCTCGCCCGGCGCAACCTTCCCGCCGTTGTACGTGAACGCCCCATCGTCGCCCATACCGGTCCTCGGGTTGCGGGATATATAAACACCGGCAACGTTCGACGATAGCGTTCTCCGTGCAAAGACGGCGTGACACCGGCATTACTTTGATAGCGCGGGCTATTACGTAGTGGTATGTCTGGCGACGGAGATTCGGTTCGTGTGGGTGTGTTGTCGCTACACAACAGCAAGGAGACGAAGGCTATCTTGAACGCGGTAGACGACTTGGGTCACGAGGGCGTCTGGCTCCGCCGAGAGAACACGGCAATAAGTATCGAAAACGGAGAAGTGTCGGTCGAACCAGAAGTAGACATCATTGCGAATCGGTTACTGCTATCGAACACTGAGGAACCGGCCGAACTGTTGGGATTGGCGAGTACGTTCCAACGCATTCGACCGATGTTGAACGAACCGTCGGCGGTGCTGGCGGCGATTCACAAGTTCGCTACTGCGGCGACGCTTGCGAACTGGAACATTCGGGTTCCCGACGCACTCCTCGCACTCTCGAACGACCGACTGAATAAGGACCGCGACCGTTTCGGGGACGTCGGGGTCTACAAGTCGGCTATCGGGACTCACGGCGGTGGAACGTGGAAGGTTGATCTCACGGAGGCCGTCAATCCAAAGGTCGGTAACCGACAGGCGTTCCTACAGGATCTCATCGAACGAGACGACACCCGACACCGCGACCTGCGCGTCTACATCGTCGATGGCGAGATTATCGGGGCAATGTACCGCTACGCGCCGGACGGCGACTGGCGGACGAACGTCGCACTCGGGGGCGACGTGATGAACGCGACGGACGAGATGCCCGAAGAGGCCCGCGAGACGGCGCTGTACGCGGCGGAAGTGATGGAACTCGACTACGTCGGCGTGGACCTCGTAGAGGGCGAGGACGGCTGGTTCGTCCTCGAAGTCAATCCGACAGCCGGGTTCAAGGGTCTCTACAAGGCAACAAATCGGTCGCCTGCGCCGTTCATCGCCAAACTTGCTATCGAACAAGCGGGCGGGACGGTCGAACAATCCCGCGTCGAAGATCTCGCGGCGACGCTTGACGATTCCGAGCCGCGAAGCAAGCCCCGTGTGAATCCAAGTCCCGACGGTGAGATACCGCTCATCGGCTACATCGAGGAGGTCGTCGTTTCCGGGACGAGCGGTTCGACGCAGGCCTATGCCAAGTCCGACACCGGAGCGACACGGACGAGCATCGACACCTCGCTGGCAGCGGAAATCGGAGCCGGCCCGATCAAGAGCATGACGCGCGTGAAGTCGGGATCGATGAAGTCCGGCAAGGCCCGACCCGTCGTGGACCTCGTCATCGGTATCGCCGGAACGCAACACACCGTCACCGCAAGTGTCGAAG
It contains:
- a CDS encoding succinate dehydrogenase hydrophobic membrane anchor subunit, whose product is MAEHYSSFERGGRRWLWQRITAAFLVVVLAFHFFLLHFVHHAADVTFQMSAARMQQWTYYSLMVLFLITATFHGVNGVYNALVNQGIEGTRKTAVKWTLIAASILLIVQGIRTANEWAGIALLPF
- the sdhC gene encoding succinate dehydrogenase, cytochrome b556 subunit, with the translated sequence MSQSYNRGLIEDFGRWKEFSAGMWAWIFHKFTGWVLVGYLFTHIAVLSTALTGQAEYTNTIQTLESLLVVRILEVGLLAVAVFHILNGLRLLLVDLGVGLHAQDKSFYASLALTGAIVVASVPTFVAGVF
- a CDS encoding succinylglutamate desuccinylase/aspartoacylase family protein, with translation MGDDGAFTYNGGKVAPGETQNIRYGISETYLGDPVRIPVTIVNGERDGPTAFLSAAAHGDELNGIEVVREVAHEWDLSDLAGTLVCMPVLNVPGFLAQQRYLPIYDRDLNRSFPGREDSTSAKRMAARIFDNFIAPCDFGIDFHTSTRGRTNMIHVRANMEHDGSARLARAFGSHVIIAGEGSSGMLRTEATAVGVPTITVEMGEAHRFQRELIDEALAGVESVFAEYGLRDTTAVRWPGWRTVIDDDSEKTWIRADAGGIVDMHYDRGALVHEGDRICTITNPFKDDNVTIQAPFTGLLVGVLENPVVYPGNPLCHLVELEEPVRRVVEREQSPDGETVRA
- a CDS encoding putative ATP-dependent zinc protease, with protein sequence MSGDGDSVRVGVLSLHNSKETKAILNAVDDLGHEGVWLRRENTAISIENGEVSVEPEVDIIANRLLLSNTEEPAELLGLASTFQRIRPMLNEPSAVLAAIHKFATAATLANWNIRVPDALLALSNDRLNKDRDRFGDVGVYKSAIGTHGGGTWKVDLTEAVNPKVGNRQAFLQDLIERDDTRHRDLRVYIVDGEIIGAMYRYAPDGDWRTNVALGGDVMNATDEMPEEARETALYAAEVMELDYVGVDLVEGEDGWFVLEVNPTAGFKGLYKATNRSPAPFIAKLAIEQAGGTVEQSRVEDLAATLDDSEPRSKPRVNPSPDGEIPLIGYIEEVVVSGTSGSTQAYAKSDTGATRTSIDTSLAAEIGAGPIKSMTRVKSGSMKSGKARPVVDLVIGIAGTQHTVTASVEDRSHMDYPLLLGRDILQHYRVDVRRRVDEGGKETDSEEEYLEE